A single region of the Equus przewalskii isolate Varuska chromosome 26, EquPr2, whole genome shotgun sequence genome encodes:
- the OLFM1 gene encoding noelin isoform X1: MSVPLLKIGVVLSTMAMITNWMSQTLPSLVGLNTTKLSAASGGTLDRSTGVLPTNPEESWQVYSSAQDSEGRCICTVVAPQQTMCSRDARTKQLRQLLEKVQNMSQSIEVLDRRTQRDLQYVEKMENQMKGLESKFKQVEESHKQHLARQFKAIKAKMDELRPLIPVLEEYKADAKLVLQFKEEVQNLTSVLNELQEEIGAYDYDELQSRVSNLEERLRACMQKLACGKLTGISDPVTVKTSGSRFGSWMTDPLAPEGDNRVWYMDGYHNNRFVREYKSMIDFMTTDNFTSHRLPHPWSGTGQVVYNGSIYFNKFQSHIVIRFDLKTETILKTRSLDYAGYNNMYHYAWGGHSDIDLMVDENGLWAVYATNQNAGNIVISKLDPVSLQVLQTWNTSYPKRSAGEAFIICGTLYVTNGYSGGTKVHYAYQTNASTYEYIDIPFQNKYSHISMLDYNPKDRALYAWNNGHQVLYNVTLFHVIRSDEL, translated from the exons ATGTCGGTGCCGCTGCTCAAGATCGGGGTTGTGCTGAGCACCATGGCCATGATCACCAACTGGATGTCCCAGACGCTGCCCTCGCTGGTGGGCCTCAACACCACCAAGCTCTCGGCGGCCAGCGGCGGGACGCTCGACCGCAGCACCGGC gtGTTGCCCACCAACCCTGAGGAGAGCTGGCAGGTGTACAGCTCTGCCCAGGACAGCGAGGGCAGGTGCATCTGCACAGTGGTCGCCCCCCAGCAGACCATGTGTTCTCGGGATGCCCGCACGAAACAGCTGAGGCAGCTCCTGGAGAAG GTGCAAAACATGTCTCAATCCATAGAGGTCCTGGACAGGCGAACTCAGAGAGACTTGCAGTACGTGGAGAAGATGGAGAACCAAATGAAAGGACTGGAGTCCAAGTTCAAGCAGGTGGAGGAGAGTCATAAGCAACACCTGGCCAGGCAGTTCAAG GCGATAAAAGCGAAAATGGATGAACTTAGGCCTTTGATCCCTGTGTTGGAAGAGTACAAGGCCGATGCCAAATTGGTATTGCAGTTTAAAGAGGAGGTGCAGAATCTGACGTCAGTGCTTAACGAGCTGCAAGAGGAAATTGGCGCCTATGACTACGATGAACTTCAGAGCAGAGTGTCCAATCTTGAAGAAAGGCTCCGTGCATGCATGCAAAAACTAG CATGTGGCAAGCTGACCGGCATAAGTGACCCTGTGACTGTCAAGACCTCTGGCTCGAGGTTCGGGTCCTGGATGACAGACCCTCTGGCCCCAGAAGGTGATAACAGG GTCTGGTACATGGACGGCTACCACAACAACCGCTTCGTCCGCGAGTACAAATCCATGATCGACTTCATGACCACGGACAATTTCACGTCACACCGCCTCCCGCACCCCTGGTCGGGCACGGGGCAGGTGGTCTACAATGGCTCTATCTACTTCAACAAGTTCCAGAGTCACATCGTCATCAGGTTCGACCTGAAGACGGAGACGATCCTCAAGACGCGCAGCCTGGACTACGCCGGTTACAACAACATGTACCACTACGCCTGGGGCGGCCACTCGGACATCGACCTCATGGTGGACGAGAACGGGCTGTGGGCCGTCTACGCCACCAACCAGAACGCCGGCAACATCGTGATCAGCAAGCTGGACCCCGTCTCCTTGCAGGTGCTGCAGACCTGGAACACAAGTTACCCCAAGCGCAGTGCAGGGGAAGCCTTCATCATCTGCGGGACCCTCTACGTCACCAACGGCTACTCGGGAGGCACCAAGGTCCACTACGCCTACCAGACCAACGCCTCGACCTACGAGTACATCGACATCCCCTTCCAGAACAAGTACTCCCACATCTCCATGTTGGACTACAACCCCAAGGACCGCGCCCTGTACGCGTGGAACAACGGCCACCAGGTCCTCTACAACGTCACCCTCTTCCACGTCATCCGGTCCGACGAGTTGTAG
- the OLFM1 gene encoding noelin isoform X2, which yields MPGRWRWQRDMQPARKLLSLLFLILMGTELTQVLPTNPEESWQVYSSAQDSEGRCICTVVAPQQTMCSRDARTKQLRQLLEKVQNMSQSIEVLDRRTQRDLQYVEKMENQMKGLESKFKQVEESHKQHLARQFKAIKAKMDELRPLIPVLEEYKADAKLVLQFKEEVQNLTSVLNELQEEIGAYDYDELQSRVSNLEERLRACMQKLACGKLTGISDPVTVKTSGSRFGSWMTDPLAPEGDNRVWYMDGYHNNRFVREYKSMIDFMTTDNFTSHRLPHPWSGTGQVVYNGSIYFNKFQSHIVIRFDLKTETILKTRSLDYAGYNNMYHYAWGGHSDIDLMVDENGLWAVYATNQNAGNIVISKLDPVSLQVLQTWNTSYPKRSAGEAFIICGTLYVTNGYSGGTKVHYAYQTNASTYEYIDIPFQNKYSHISMLDYNPKDRALYAWNNGHQVLYNVTLFHVIRSDEL from the exons gtGTTGCCCACCAACCCTGAGGAGAGCTGGCAGGTGTACAGCTCTGCCCAGGACAGCGAGGGCAGGTGCATCTGCACAGTGGTCGCCCCCCAGCAGACCATGTGTTCTCGGGATGCCCGCACGAAACAGCTGAGGCAGCTCCTGGAGAAG GTGCAAAACATGTCTCAATCCATAGAGGTCCTGGACAGGCGAACTCAGAGAGACTTGCAGTACGTGGAGAAGATGGAGAACCAAATGAAAGGACTGGAGTCCAAGTTCAAGCAGGTGGAGGAGAGTCATAAGCAACACCTGGCCAGGCAGTTCAAG GCGATAAAAGCGAAAATGGATGAACTTAGGCCTTTGATCCCTGTGTTGGAAGAGTACAAGGCCGATGCCAAATTGGTATTGCAGTTTAAAGAGGAGGTGCAGAATCTGACGTCAGTGCTTAACGAGCTGCAAGAGGAAATTGGCGCCTATGACTACGATGAACTTCAGAGCAGAGTGTCCAATCTTGAAGAAAGGCTCCGTGCATGCATGCAAAAACTAG CATGTGGCAAGCTGACCGGCATAAGTGACCCTGTGACTGTCAAGACCTCTGGCTCGAGGTTCGGGTCCTGGATGACAGACCCTCTGGCCCCAGAAGGTGATAACAGG GTCTGGTACATGGACGGCTACCACAACAACCGCTTCGTCCGCGAGTACAAATCCATGATCGACTTCATGACCACGGACAATTTCACGTCACACCGCCTCCCGCACCCCTGGTCGGGCACGGGGCAGGTGGTCTACAATGGCTCTATCTACTTCAACAAGTTCCAGAGTCACATCGTCATCAGGTTCGACCTGAAGACGGAGACGATCCTCAAGACGCGCAGCCTGGACTACGCCGGTTACAACAACATGTACCACTACGCCTGGGGCGGCCACTCGGACATCGACCTCATGGTGGACGAGAACGGGCTGTGGGCCGTCTACGCCACCAACCAGAACGCCGGCAACATCGTGATCAGCAAGCTGGACCCCGTCTCCTTGCAGGTGCTGCAGACCTGGAACACAAGTTACCCCAAGCGCAGTGCAGGGGAAGCCTTCATCATCTGCGGGACCCTCTACGTCACCAACGGCTACTCGGGAGGCACCAAGGTCCACTACGCCTACCAGACCAACGCCTCGACCTACGAGTACATCGACATCCCCTTCCAGAACAAGTACTCCCACATCTCCATGTTGGACTACAACCCCAAGGACCGCGCCCTGTACGCGTGGAACAACGGCCACCAGGTCCTCTACAACGTCACCCTCTTCCACGTCATCCGGTCCGACGAGTTGTAG